One window of Leptotrichia trevisanii DSM 22070 genomic DNA carries:
- a CDS encoding 2-hydroxyacid dehydrogenase produces the protein MKIVVFDAKPYDIEFFDKWNETFGANITYFEEKLSLKNVMLTKYQDVVCTFVNDDLNAKVLNILSKNGVRVVAARCAGYNNIDLKAARENRITVLRVPAYSPYAVAEHSLALLMSVNRKTHKAYNRTREGNFSLAGLTGMDLNGKTAGIIGTGRIARIFIRILNGLGMKVIGYDKFPNEQAAKEENFTYVTLDEIFANSDVISLHCPLFPETRHTINKETIAKMKDGVIIINAARGGLIDTEALVEGLKDKKIGGAGLDVYENESSYFFEDESASVLEDDLLARLLSFNNVVLTSHQAFLTKEALDNIAEATFNNILSYVKEEPLTNEVWYNEETGKVVEGLRK, from the coding sequence ATGAAAATTGTAGTTTTCGATGCAAAACCTTATGATATTGAGTTTTTTGACAAATGGAATGAAACATTTGGAGCGAATATTACATATTTTGAAGAAAAATTAAGTCTAAAAAATGTAATGCTTACAAAATATCAGGATGTTGTCTGCACATTTGTAAATGATGATTTGAATGCAAAAGTATTAAACATACTTTCAAAAAATGGAGTTAGAGTTGTTGCCGCAAGATGTGCTGGTTATAACAATATTGACTTAAAGGCTGCCCGTGAAAACAGAATCACTGTTTTAAGAGTACCTGCATACTCTCCATATGCTGTCGCTGAACATTCATTAGCACTTCTAATGTCAGTAAACAGAAAAACTCATAAGGCTTATAATAGAACAAGAGAAGGGAACTTTAGCTTAGCTGGATTAACTGGAATGGATTTAAATGGAAAAACTGCTGGAATTATAGGAACTGGTAGAATCGCAAGAATTTTCATAAGAATCTTGAACGGATTAGGAATGAAAGTTATTGGTTATGATAAATTCCCTAATGAACAAGCCGCAAAGGAAGAAAACTTCACCTATGTAACGTTAGATGAAATATTTGCAAATTCTGATGTAATTTCATTACATTGCCCATTATTCCCTGAAACAAGACATACAATTAATAAAGAAACTATTGCTAAAATGAAAGATGGTGTTATTATCATTAATGCTGCCAGAGGTGGATTAATCGATACTGAAGCACTAGTTGAAGGATTAAAAGACAAAAAAATCGGTGGAGCAGGACTTGATGTTTATGAAAATGAAAGCAGCTATTTCTTTGAAGATGAATCAGCAAGCGTATTAGAAGATGATTTACTAGCTAGATTGTTATCATTTAACAACGTTGTTTTGACTTCTCACCAGGCATTCTTAACAAAAGAAGCATTAGATAATATTGCCGAAGCAACATTCAACAATATTTTATCTTATGTAAAAGAAGAACCATTAACAAATGAAGTTTGGTACAACGAAGAAACTGGTAAGGTTGTTGAAGGTTTAAGAAAATAA
- the prfB gene encoding peptide chain release factor 2 (programmed frameshift), translated as MDLFEIKKQNEMNETNIEEIRRHLDIENLKNEIDDLEKKTFEADFWNSENSQEILKTISAKKKLLEEYHNLNGLFEDVSTIIEFIEMGDNSFENELEQKAQDLTNEIDNFKTKLLLDEEYDMNNAILTINSGAGGTEACDWAEMLYRMYDRWANRHNFKIEVLDSLAGEEAGIKSITLNIKGNYAYGYLKGEKGVHRLVRISPFDSNARRHTSFAAVNVTPEIEDDVEIDIRSEDLKIDTYRASGAGGQHVNTTDSAVRITHIPTNTVVTCQNERSQLKNRETAMKILKSKLFELELEKREKEMAELKGTESKIEWGSQIRSYVFQPYKMVKDHRTKAEEGNVEKVMDGDIDLFINEYLKYAKS; from the exons ATGGATTTATTTGAAATAAAAAAACAAAACGAAATGAATGAAACTAATATTGAAGAAATCAGGAGGCATCTT GACATTGAAAATTTAAAAAATGAAATTGATGACTTAGAGAAAAAGACGTTTGAGGCGGATTTCTGGAATAGTGAAAATAGTCAGGAAATATTAAAGACTATTAGTGCAAAGAAAAAACTTCTTGAAGAATACCATAATTTAAATGGACTTTTTGAAGATGTTTCCACTATTATTGAGTTTATTGAGATGGGAGACAATTCGTTTGAAAATGAACTTGAGCAGAAGGCACAGGATTTGACAAATGAAATTGATAATTTTAAGACAAAATTGCTTCTGGATGAAGAATATGATATGAATAATGCAATTCTTACAATAAATTCGGGGGCTGGTGGAACTGAGGCTTGTGACTGGGCTGAAATGCTTTACAGAATGTACGACAGGTGGGCAAATCGTCATAATTTTAAGATTGAAGTGCTTGATAGTCTGGCTGGAGAAGAGGCTGGGATAAAAAGTATTACGTTAAATATAAAGGGAAATTATGCTTATGGGTATTTAAAAGGAGAAAAAGGTGTTCATAGACTTGTCAGAATTTCCCCATTTGACTCAAATGCTAGACGACATACCTCATTTGCGGCAGTTAATGTTACGCCAGAAATAGAAGACGATGTTGAAATTGATATTCGTTCAGAAGACTTGAAAATTGATACTTACAGGGCAAGCGGTGCTGGAGGGCAGCATGTAAACACAACAGACTCAGCTGTAAGAATCACACATATTCCAACAAATACAGTAGTTACCTGTCAAAATGAACGTTCACAGCTAAAAAACCGTGAAACTGCAATGAAAATACTAAAATCCAAATTATTCGAGCTGGAACTGGAAAAGCGTGAAAAAGAAATGGCTGAACTAAAAGGAACCGAATCAAAAATCGAATGGGGAAGCCAAATCCGTTCGTATGTCTTCCAGCCTTATAAAATGGTAAAGGATCACAGAACAAAAGCAGAAGAGGGAAATGTGGAAAAAGTTATGGATGGAGATATTGATTTATTTATAAATGAGTATCTAAAATATGCTAAATCCTAA
- a CDS encoding DNA-3-methyladenine glycosylase I translates to MKNTRCPWAKSENDIAYHDTEWGVPSHDDNYIFEMLILEGFQAGLSWNLILNKRENFRKAFDNFDYKKIAKYDETKLAELAKNQGIVRNNLKIAASVKNALAFMEVQKEFGSFDKYIWNFTDNKQIINNWKEISEAPATTELSDKISKDLKKRGFKFVGSTIVYSFLQAIGIIDDHLISCPYKKSAK, encoded by the coding sequence ATGAAAAACACAAGATGTCCATGGGCAAAATCTGAAAATGATATTGCCTACCACGATACTGAATGGGGAGTGCCTTCCCACGATGATAATTATATTTTTGAAATGCTGATATTAGAAGGCTTTCAGGCCGGACTTAGCTGGAATCTTATTTTAAATAAAAGAGAAAATTTTAGAAAGGCTTTTGATAATTTTGATTATAAAAAAATTGCAAAATATGATGAAACTAAGTTGGCTGAACTGGCTAAAAATCAAGGAATTGTAAGAAATAACTTAAAAATAGCCGCTTCTGTTAAAAACGCCCTTGCATTTATGGAAGTACAAAAAGAGTTTGGCTCATTTGATAAGTACATTTGGAATTTTACAGATAACAAGCAAATTATTAATAACTGGAAAGAGATATCAGAAGCACCTGCTACTACAGAATTATCTGATAAAATCAGCAAAGATTTGAAAAAACGTGGCTTTAAATTTGTTGGATCTACAATCGTTTATTCTTTCTTACAGGCAATTGGAATAATTGATGATCATTTAATTAGCTGTCCTTATAAAAAGTCAGCTAAATAA
- a CDS encoding HD domain-containing protein: MYKNNDELYGEYYVDDVIYEIINTKIFKRLKNIYQSGGGYLVNDLWNVNRQEHSIGTMILSLKFGGNIEEQIRALLHDISHTAFSHVIDYILKNENEDYHEKIQKNFLNDEELVSILRKYNLNIKRIMLKNYSFLDNELPELSFDRIDYTLRDLFRQKRISHKDVREIVNNLAVYQNKLCFNSLEIGKWFQKLYFQEVVEYFQDPLNMYINTMLSNLLASALNEKIIQLQDFGRKDKSKKKIHRSLYTRK, from the coding sequence ATGTATAAGAATAATGATGAATTATATGGAGAATACTATGTAGATGATGTTATTTATGAAATAATAAACACAAAAATTTTTAAAAGATTAAAAAATATCTATCAATCTGGTGGTGGATATCTGGTTAATGACTTATGGAATGTAAATAGACAGGAACATTCAATAGGAACAATGATACTATCTTTAAAATTTGGTGGGAATATTGAAGAACAAATAAGAGCACTTTTACATGATATTTCACATACGGCTTTTTCCCATGTAATTGATTATATTTTAAAAAACGAAAATGAAGATTATCATGAGAAGATTCAAAAAAATTTTTTAAATGATGAAGAACTGGTAAGTATTTTACGAAAATATAATTTGAATATAAAAAGAATAATGTTAAAAAATTATAGTTTTTTAGACAATGAATTGCCTGAATTATCATTTGACAGAATAGACTATACTTTAAGGGATTTGTTTAGGCAGAAAAGGATTTCACATAAAGACGTAAGGGAAATAGTTAATAATCTAGCGGTATATCAAAATAAATTATGCTTTAATTCTTTAGAAATTGGAAAATGGTTTCAGAAATTGTATTTTCAGGAAGTAGTAGAGTATTTTCAAGATCCGTTAAATATGTATATAAACACGATGCTAAGTAATTTATTGGCTTCGGCTTTGAATGAAAAAATTATTCAGCTTCAGGATTTTGGCAGAAAAGATAAAAGTAAAAAAAAGATACATAGATCCTTATATACTCGTAAATAA
- the rnmV gene encoding ribonuclease M5, with translation MKKEPKKQKEKLKIKINEIIVVEGRDDITAIKRVVDAHIIALNGFSALSKKTINKMIELSKNNDLILFTDPDFAGKKIRDTLKKYIPNIKHAFVSQKEATKNDNIGVENANDKAILEALKNVITSSQNIEDRFNISDLIDNGLISGSNTKERRIMLGDILKIGYYNAKQLLKALNSFNISKEQFERAVEEINKASVE, from the coding sequence ATGAAAAAAGAGCCAAAAAAACAAAAAGAAAAACTAAAAATAAAAATAAATGAAATTATAGTAGTTGAAGGGCGAGATGATATAACAGCCATAAAACGGGTTGTAGATGCACATATCATCGCCTTAAACGGCTTTTCCGCATTATCTAAGAAAACAATTAATAAAATGATTGAATTGTCAAAAAATAACGATTTAATTTTATTTACAGATCCTGATTTTGCAGGGAAAAAAATTCGAGATACGTTAAAAAAGTATATTCCCAATATAAAGCATGCTTTCGTGAGTCAGAAGGAAGCAACTAAAAATGACAATATTGGAGTGGAAAATGCCAATGACAAAGCAATTTTAGAGGCATTAAAAAATGTTATTACATCTAGTCAAAATATTGAAGATAGATTTAATATTAGTGACTTGATAGATAATGGACTTATTTCTGGAAGTAATACAAAAGAACGTAGAATAATGCTTGGAGATATTTTAAAAATTGGCTATTATAATGCAAAACAGCTTTTAAAGGCTCTTAATTCGTTTAATATTTCAAAAGAACAGTTTGAGAGAGCTGTTGAAGAGATAAATAAAGCTAGTGTAGAATAA
- a CDS encoding aminoacyl-histidine dipeptidase has translation MKIENLYPEKVFHYFSEISKIPRGSRKEKKISDWIVEFAKERNLEVIQDKALNVLIRKPATAGYEEYSPLILQGHMDMVWEKNKNTQFDFETQGIELVVEDGYLKANGTTLGADNGIAVAYALAILDSNDLKHPALEIIITTDEEDGMSGVNNLDFGIFSGKTLINLDTEEYGQVYVSSAGGARIFNEFNFDTEKLEADDTVISVDVKGLLGGHSGAEIHLGLGNSNKILAEILNHLNKKYTLSIMDIDGGEKTNAIPREAMAVLAVKLEDEKVSDFERLAKLAFENIIKDFKIIDKNPVIEVKEAKKEKLENQGKLSISNTNAVISFFHEFPNGVISMSKDIEGLVETSINLGVIKTENKDGKIAIKIQALPRSSVNKSLEKLLNDVKELSEKYEVAVKVNSPYPSWEYRKDSKIRDIVVNSFKKITGKDPEIKAIHAGLECGIFDNNMENVDIVSIGPNIYGAHTPEERMEIESVGKTWELLLKVMEDYNIK, from the coding sequence ATGAAAATAGAAAATTTATATCCTGAAAAAGTTTTTCACTATTTTAGTGAAATTTCAAAAATACCGAGAGGTTCAAGAAAAGAGAAAAAGATTAGTGACTGGATTGTAGAATTTGCGAAGGAAAGAAATCTGGAAGTTATTCAGGACAAGGCGTTAAATGTATTGATAAGAAAGCCTGCAACAGCTGGATATGAGGAATATTCACCACTTATACTGCAAGGGCATATGGATATGGTTTGGGAAAAAAATAAAAATACACAGTTTGACTTTGAAACACAGGGAATTGAGCTTGTTGTGGAAGATGGATATTTGAAAGCAAATGGAACGACACTTGGAGCGGACAATGGAATTGCTGTGGCTTATGCACTTGCGATACTTGACAGCAATGACTTGAAACATCCAGCACTCGAAATTATCATCACAACTGATGAGGAAGATGGAATGAGCGGAGTTAATAACCTTGACTTTGGCATTTTTTCTGGAAAGACACTTATAAACTTGGATACAGAAGAATATGGGCAAGTTTATGTGAGCAGTGCAGGTGGTGCGAGAATTTTTAACGAATTTAACTTTGATACAGAAAAACTTGAAGCTGATGATACCGTGATAAGTGTTGATGTAAAAGGGCTTCTAGGCGGACATTCAGGTGCTGAAATTCATTTAGGATTAGGGAATTCAAATAAAATTTTGGCAGAAATCCTGAATCATTTAAATAAAAAATATACGCTTTCAATAATGGATATTGATGGTGGGGAAAAGACTAATGCGATACCGAGAGAGGCTATGGCGGTGCTGGCTGTGAAACTTGAAGATGAAAAAGTCAGCGATTTTGAAAGATTGGCAAAATTGGCTTTTGAAAATATAATAAAGGATTTTAAGATTATTGATAAAAATCCAGTTATTGAAGTGAAGGAAGCTAAAAAAGAAAAACTGGAAAATCAAGGAAAATTGTCAATTTCCAACACAAATGCCGTTATTTCATTTTTCCACGAATTTCCAAATGGAGTTATTTCAATGAGCAAGGATATTGAGGGGCTTGTGGAAACTTCAATAAATCTGGGAGTTATAAAAACTGAAAATAAGGATGGGAAAATTGCTATAAAAATTCAGGCATTGCCAAGAAGTTCGGTAAATAAATCACTTGAAAAATTACTAAATGATGTGAAGGAACTTTCTGAAAAATATGAAGTAGCAGTAAAAGTAAATTCTCCATACCCATCTTGGGAATACCGAAAAGACTCAAAAATTCGTGACATTGTAGTAAACTCATTTAAAAAAATAACAGGAAAAGATCCTGAAATTAAGGCAATTCACGCTGGACTTGAATGCGGAATTTTTGACAACAATATGGAAAATGTTGATATTGTTTCAATCGGGCCTAATATTTACGGTGCTCACACTCCAGAAGAAAGAATGGAAATAGAGTCAGTTGGTAAAACTTGGGAATTATTGCTAAAAGTTATGGAAGATTATAACATTAAATAA
- the deoD gene encoding purine-nucleoside phosphorylase — MGTPHIGANRGDVAETILLPGDPLRAKYIAETFLEDVVQYNNVRGMLGFTGTYKGKKVSVQGTGMGVPSIGIYSHELITEFGVKNLIRVGTAGSYQEDVKVRDVVIAMSASTDSAINKLRFNGADYAPTASSDLVFKAYEIAKAKGLNVKAGNVFTSDTFYGDNPDAWKKWAAFGVLCVEMETAQLYTTAAKLGANALTLLTISDSFITHEVTSAEERQTTFNEMIEVALETAIQL, encoded by the coding sequence ATGGGAACACCACATATTGGAGCGAATAGAGGAGATGTTGCAGAAACTATATTATTGCCGGGGGATCCGCTTAGGGCAAAATATATTGCAGAGACATTTTTGGAAGATGTTGTTCAGTATAACAATGTTAGAGGGATGCTTGGATTTACTGGGACTTATAAAGGGAAGAAAGTATCTGTTCAGGGAACTGGAATGGGAGTGCCTTCGATTGGGATTTATTCACATGAACTGATAACTGAATTTGGAGTAAAAAATTTGATTAGAGTAGGAACTGCTGGTTCTTATCAGGAAGATGTGAAAGTTAGGGACGTTGTTATCGCAATGTCAGCTTCGACAGATTCTGCTATTAACAAGTTGAGATTTAATGGAGCAGATTATGCACCTACAGCAAGTTCAGATTTAGTTTTCAAGGCTTATGAAATTGCTAAGGCGAAAGGATTGAATGTAAAGGCTGGAAATGTGTTTACAAGCGATACTTTTTATGGGGATAATCCTGACGCTTGGAAAAAATGGGCTGCGTTTGGAGTATTGTGTGTGGAAATGGAAACAGCACAGCTTTATACAACAGCGGCAAAATTGGGAGCTAATGCTTTAACATTGCTTACAATCAGTGATTCATTTATTACTCACGAAGTTACAAGTGCTGAGGAAAGACAGACAACTTTTAATGAAATGATAGAAGTAGCGTTGGAAACAGCGATACAGCTCTAA
- a CDS encoding RNA ligase, translating to MRTLLLLRGTVGSGKSSFVKENGLEPYTLEADKFRLLISNPKLTKFGDFEISQKNDRLVWEMLFNCLEERMKKGEFTVVDATHTTKRAMNSYKALADKYKYTIYYYQLDIPLEECIENNKKREGYKQVDENVISRMFRNIQNEKISGSFKRIFDINEIINFYVADVTGKYEKVRIIGDIHSCFTAISEIVKDFDKNTLYVFLGDFLDRGIEHKQTLLLMLDLYKKENVIMIEGNHEIHLENFANDFKIDSKQFLNETLPAILEDEENIDNLKREIRKFYKKLRQCYAFKFHNHKILCTHAGLSFVPNLALVSTNEMINGVGSFETEIGELYEENYLKGKCQDFVQVHGHRGVNSIEHSICLEGEVEYGGELKYLDVMPDKILQKSVINTVYDKDYLQHELEKAKENKQINLTADEDVNKLIVSKLISVKKTKPNLYSLNFGRNVFRKKLWNDSTIKARGLFVDVGTGAVKIRSYNKFFNYGENKYSTREYIENNIVYPVIAYEKYNGFLGILSVIDDKFVFATKSVTNGTHVKYFENLFENASERMKNEIFRICSENDVSIVFEVVSNEDRHIVDYFGKEYLFILDVIDNSLFINGVHVDNNFSKRFLKELNFDDDIIKMKKEIKKCNNFDEIIDLMENYDNFENAEGIVFCAENGLMFKYKAKHYSLWKKRRGILEFYRKDFNRAKLAGRYKDEQKFIEWLAGLDNEKVENAHIIDLMNEYESTKR from the coding sequence ATGAGGACATTATTATTGTTACGGGGGACAGTTGGAAGTGGAAAAAGTAGTTTTGTTAAGGAAAATGGCTTGGAACCGTACACTCTTGAAGCTGATAAATTCAGGCTTTTAATTTCCAATCCTAAATTAACAAAATTTGGGGATTTTGAGATTTCGCAGAAAAATGACAGGCTGGTTTGGGAAATGCTTTTTAACTGTCTGGAAGAAAGAATGAAAAAAGGGGAATTTACAGTTGTTGATGCGACACATACTACAAAAAGGGCAATGAATTCCTACAAGGCTCTTGCAGACAAATATAAATACACAATTTATTATTATCAACTGGATATACCGCTTGAAGAGTGTATTGAAAATAATAAAAAGCGTGAAGGCTATAAGCAGGTTGATGAAAATGTTATAAGTAGAATGTTTAGGAATATTCAGAATGAAAAAATTTCGGGAAGTTTTAAAAGAATTTTTGACATAAATGAAATTATAAATTTTTATGTTGCCGATGTGACGGGAAAATATGAAAAAGTTCGGATAATCGGGGATATTCATTCTTGTTTTACAGCGATTTCTGAAATCGTGAAAGATTTTGACAAAAATACTCTGTATGTGTTTCTGGGAGACTTTTTGGACAGGGGAATTGAGCATAAACAGACGCTTTTATTAATGCTGGATTTATATAAAAAGGAAAATGTTATAATGATTGAGGGAAATCACGAAATTCATCTGGAAAATTTTGCCAATGATTTTAAAATTGATTCAAAACAATTCTTAAATGAAACTTTGCCAGCGATTTTAGAAGATGAAGAAAATATTGACAATTTAAAAAGGGAAATTCGTAAATTTTATAAAAAGTTAAGACAATGTTATGCTTTTAAATTTCACAATCATAAAATTCTTTGTACACATGCAGGGCTGTCTTTTGTACCGAACTTGGCACTTGTGTCGACTAACGAAATGATAAACGGCGTTGGAAGCTTTGAAACCGAAATTGGAGAACTTTATGAGGAAAATTATTTGAAGGGAAAATGTCAGGATTTTGTGCAGGTTCATGGGCATAGAGGTGTAAACTCGATTGAACATTCAATTTGTCTGGAAGGAGAAGTTGAGTATGGTGGAGAACTGAAATATTTGGATGTAATGCCTGATAAAATTTTGCAGAAATCAGTTATAAACACTGTTTATGATAAAGATTATCTACAGCACGAACTGGAAAAGGCAAAAGAAAACAAGCAGATAAATTTGACGGCGGATGAAGACGTGAATAAATTAATTGTAAGTAAATTAATTAGTGTTAAAAAGACAAAACCAAACTTGTATTCATTAAATTTTGGAAGAAACGTGTTTCGGAAAAAATTGTGGAATGACTCGACAATTAAGGCACGTGGACTTTTTGTGGATGTGGGAACTGGGGCAGTCAAAATAAGAAGCTATAACAAGTTCTTTAATTACGGAGAAAATAAATATTCTACGAGAGAATATATTGAAAACAACATAGTTTACCCAGTTATAGCCTATGAAAAATACAATGGTTTCTTAGGAATACTTTCAGTCATTGATGATAAATTTGTATTTGCGACAAAAAGTGTGACAAATGGAACACATGTCAAATATTTTGAAAATCTTTTTGAAAATGCAAGTGAAAGAATGAAAAATGAGATTTTTAGAATTTGTAGTGAAAATGATGTTTCTATAGTGTTTGAAGTGGTTTCAAATGAAGACAGACACATAGTTGATTATTTTGGAAAGGAATATCTTTTTATCTTAGATGTTATTGATAATAGCCTGTTTATAAATGGTGTGCATGTGGATAATAATTTTAGTAAAAGATTTTTAAAAGAGCTGAATTTTGATGATGATATTATTAAAATGAAAAAGGAAATCAAAAAATGCAATAACTTTGACGAAATAATTGACTTGATGGAAAATTATGATAATTTTGAAAATGCTGAAGGCATTGTATTTTGTGCTGAAAATGGACTTATGTTTAAATACAAGGCAAAACATTACAGCCTTTGGAAAAAACGGCGTGGTATTTTGGAATTTTATAGAAAAGATTTTAATAGGGCAAAACTTGCTGGAAGGTATAAAGATGAGCAGAAGTTTATTGAATGGCTTGCTGGACTGGATAATGAGAAAGTTGAGAATGCCCATATTATTGATTTGATGAATGAATATGAGAGCACAAAGAGATGA
- a CDS encoding Cof-type HAD-IIB family hydrolase, whose translation MIKLIAIDMDGTLLNKKKHIDKAQKEAIHEAIEAGIKIVLCTGRPLYGILPFYEELGLHELDLEGYVILNNGCSIHRTHDWELIDSVKMTADDINYLYKFSEGKDDINFTLVDEKHYFNIGKEPTDELVMDAKFVFADITDITLEVAKSGKYNIVKAMYLGNPEKMKEFHSKYENILKENYSEVLSQPYVYEVLPKGNNKGTGLKTLAEKLGIKQEEIMAIGDGNNDLEMFEYANYSVAMGNATELATKAAKYSTDTNENDGVAKAIRKFALNK comes from the coding sequence ATGATAAAATTAATTGCAATTGATATGGACGGGACTTTGTTAAATAAGAAAAAGCATATTGATAAGGCACAGAAAGAGGCTATTCACGAGGCAATAGAAGCTGGAATAAAGATTGTTCTTTGTACCGGTAGGCCTTTGTATGGGATTTTGCCATTTTATGAAGAGCTTGGGTTGCATGAGTTGGATTTGGAAGGATATGTTATTTTGAATAACGGGTGTTCGATTCACAGGACTCATGATTGGGAGTTGATAGATTCAGTGAAAATGACAGCCGATGATATTAATTATTTGTATAAATTTAGTGAAGGGAAAGACGATATAAACTTTACATTAGTTGATGAAAAGCATTATTTTAACATCGGGAAGGAGCCAACTGATGAGCTTGTCATGGATGCAAAATTTGTTTTTGCGGATATTACGGATATAACTTTGGAAGTGGCTAAAAGTGGAAAATATAATATTGTGAAAGCAATGTATTTGGGAAATCCTGAAAAGATGAAAGAATTTCATAGTAAGTATGAAAATATTTTAAAGGAAAATTATAGTGAAGTGTTAAGTCAGCCATATGTTTATGAAGTGTTGCCAAAAGGGAATAATAAAGGAACTGGGTTAAAGACTTTGGCAGAAAAATTGGGGATAAAGCAGGAAGAAATAATGGCAATTGGGGATGGAAACAATGATTTGGAAATGTTTGAGTATGCAAATTATAGTGTCGCAATGGGAAATGCCACTGAGCTTGCTACAAAAGCTGCTAAATACAGCACTGATACTAATGAAAATGATGGAGTAGCAAAAGCTATAAGGAAATTTGCCCTAAATAAATAA
- a CDS encoding OmpA family protein, with product MKKPTLVAVSSMVAMAVPTVSEKMTTSDMRKDIIRANVADIQQNVKNDVPTMDTPNPQKVATAASDNPDLITVALTQDGTGTQIVNKKTPVPEQNQQKSSPVPPQEPVVAPVQSEQLSSDIQKNPINNPERVQISKSEIITLRTKDLSFHKNSVDISKEAYPVLRDIKDYIEKNDFLVSIIGYTDTRGASSYNKRLSLRRAEKVSSKLIELGLSKDRVLDLIGRGESNPIRTNDTEEGREGNRRVEFRFVKKGQV from the coding sequence ATGAAAAAGCCAACATTAGTTGCAGTTTCTTCAATGGTAGCAATGGCGGTACCAACGGTATCTGAAAAAATGACTACTTCCGATATGAGAAAAGATATAATTCGTGCAAATGTGGCAGATATACAACAGAATGTAAAAAATGACGTTCCTACAATGGATACGCCAAATCCTCAAAAAGTAGCAACAGCAGCATCAGATAATCCAGATTTGATAACAGTTGCCCTTACACAGGACGGTACTGGAACACAAATTGTCAATAAAAAAACTCCGGTACCAGAACAAAATCAACAAAAATCTTCACCTGTTCCTCCACAGGAACCAGTGGTAGCACCAGTACAATCTGAACAGTTATCTTCTGACATTCAGAAAAATCCAATAAATAATCCAGAAAGGGTACAAATTTCAAAATCAGAAATAATAACATTGAGAACAAAAGATTTGAGCTTTCATAAAAATAGTGTTGATATAAGCAAGGAAGCATACCCTGTTTTACGTGATATAAAGGATTATATTGAAAAAAATGATTTTCTTGTGTCTATAATTGGGTATACAGATACAAGAGGTGCATCTTCATATAATAAAAGATTATCTCTTAGAAGAGCTGAAAAAGTAAGTTCAAAATTAATAGAACTAGGGCTTTCTAAAGATAGAGTTCTAGATTTGATAGGACGTGGAGAAAGCAATCCAATTAGGACAAATGACACGGAAGAAGGAAGAGAAGGGAATCGAAGGGTAGAATTTAGATTTGTAAAAAAAGGGCAAGTATAA